The following proteins come from a genomic window of Carassius gibelio isolate Cgi1373 ecotype wild population from Czech Republic chromosome B8, carGib1.2-hapl.c, whole genome shotgun sequence:
- the ptgesl gene encoding prostaglandin E synthase 2 — MMAAACARTLSKVARLVLDTPTCRVTNAAALVPRFSMRCQGRAYGTGGAGFRSRALLAAPTRGSGRVLGCAFLLGGGFGLYQTVKLTLQRHHADEKSNAPELGTDLKLTLYQYKTCPFCSKVRAFLDYHGLPYEIVEVNPVMRQEIKWSTYRKVPILMVNGTLQLNDSSVIISVLKTYLVSREKTMSEILTCYPEMKAKNDRGKDVIEFGNKYWVMVRDADADHLYPGKDNRKEEIKWRKWADEWLVHLISPNVYRTPTEALASFDYIVREGKFGTFEGFFAKYFGAAAMWIISKRLKNKHHLQDDVRQDLYKAVNDWVSAIGKNKKFMGGDQPNLADLAVFGVLRVMEGLQAYEDMMEHTKVKNWYRRMEKATQRES; from the exons ATGATGGCGGCGGCCTGTGCAAGAACGCTCAGTAAGGTCGCCCGGTTAGTTTTAGACACGCCGACATGCCGTGTAACAAACGCCGCAGCACTAGTGCCGAGATTCTCCATGAGATGCCAAGGAAGGGCTTACGGAACCGGCGGAGCGGGGTTTAGATCCAGAGCGTTGCTCGCTGCGCCGACGCGTGGCAGCGGGAGAGTCCTGGGATGCGCCTTCTTGCTCGGTGGTGGTTTCGGCTTGTACCAGACCGTCAAACTCACGCTTCAGCGTCACCATGCAGACgaaaaatcaaat GCACCTGAGCTGGGGACAGATCTGAAGTTGACACTGTATCAGTATAAGACCTGTCCGTTTTGCAGCAAGGTGCGAGCCTTCCTGGATTATCATGGGCTGCCATATGAAATTGTGGAGGTCAATCCCGTCATGCGACAGGAGATCAAGTGGTCCACGTACAGAAAAGTCCCCATCCTGATGGTGAACGGGACGTTG CAACTTAATGATTCTTCAGTAATAATAAGTGTTTTGAAGACATACCTTGTCAGCAG GGAAAAAACTATGTCTGAGATTCTCACATGTTATCCTGAGATGAAGGCAAAAAATGACCGTGGAAAAGATGTGATAGAGTTTGGCAATAAGTACTGGGTCATGGTACGAGACGCAGATGCTGATCATCTATATCCTGGAAAAGACAACAGAAA AGAGGAGATTAAATGGCGGAAATGGGCAGATGAGTGGCTGGTGCACTTAATTTCCCCAAATGTTTACCGAACACCGACTGAAGCCCTTGCATCCTTTGATTACATTGTGCGAGAAGGAAAATTTGGCACATTTGAGGGATTCTTTGCCAAGTACTTTGGAGCTGCTGCCATGTGGATCATTTCAAAGAGATTGAAAAATAA ACACCATCTGCAAGATGATGTGAGACAGGATCTCTACAAGGCCGTCAATGATTGGGTGTCAGCCATCGGAAAGAACAAGAAATTTATGGGAGGAGATCAACCCAACCTTGCAGATCTG GCTGTGTTTGGTGTTCTGAGGGTTATGGAGGGCCTCCAGGCATATGAAGACATGATGGAACATACCAAGGTGAAGAACTGGTATCGACGTATGGAGAAGGCCACACAACGAGAGTCATAA